The genomic segment CCGTGACGTCGTTGAAGAGCCCCTCGCCCTCCAGGATCGACACGAGCCTGCGCGGCAGCCCGAGCGACCCGGCGACCGCGGTCGCCGCGACGGGGTCGGGCGGCGCGACGAGCGCCCCCAGTGCCACGGCCGCCGCGATGGGCAGCCCCGGCACGAACGAGTTGGCGACCGCCGCGACGGCCGCGGTCGTCACGAAGACGAGGGCCACGGCGAGCAGCAGGATCGGTCGGATGTTGGCGGTGAACTGCCGCCAGGACGTGCGCTGCACGGCGGCGTAGAGCAGCGGCGGGAGCACCAGCGGAAGGATGTAGTCCGGCGGGATCTCCACATTGGGCACGAACGGCAGCAGCGCCATGCCGATGCCGGCCAACGTCATCAGGACCGGCGCGGGCAGCCCGAGCCGGTCCCCCAGGGGCACGGTGACCACGGCACCGAGCAGCAAGATGAGCACCAGCGCCAGTTGATCCACGTGTGCACTCCGGCGGTCGAGACTTGGACGATCAAGACCTCAACCCTGCCACGCCGTCCCCGCCAACCGGAGCAGCGCGCTCGCTCGGCTCGCTACCGGGCTCGTCAGGTGAGTGACTTCCGCATCGCGCGGTGCGGAATTCCGGCGTCGGGGAACTCCGGTCCGTACACCTCGTAGCCGAGGCGTTCGTAGAAGCCCAGGGCGTGGGTCTGCGCGTGCAGGTCGACCGCGCTCAGGCCACGCGCGCGTGCCGCGTCCTCGATGGCACGGACCAGGGCGGCGCCCACGCCGAGCCCCCGCGCGGCCCGCGTCACCGCGAGCCTGCCGAGGGCGCCCACGGTGGTGTCCCCGCCGTTCTTGGCGGCCGCGGCGGATCCGGTCAGGAGCCGGCCCGTGCCGAGCGGGACGCCGTCCTCGCGGACGGCCAGGACGTGCACCGCGCGGGCGTCGTACTCGTCGTACTCCAGCTCTTCGGGGACCCGCTGCTCGGCCACGAAGACGTCCCTGCGGACGGCGAAGCAGGCCTCCACGTCGTCGGTGTGCTCGGCGACGCGGACCGTCACTCCGCTCACGAGCTCTCCGCCCGCACGCGGTCCAGGGCCTGCTGCAGATCGTCCGGGTAGCCGCTCTCGTACTCCACCCACTGGCCGTCGCCCGGGTGCTCGAAGCCGAGCCGGACCGCGTGCAGCCACTGGCGGGTGAGGCCGAGGCGCTTGGCGAGGGTGGGGTCGGCGCCATACGTCAGGTCGCCCACGCACGGGTGCCGGTGGGCCGACATGTGCACGCGGATCTGGTGCGTGCGGCCCGTCTCCAGCTTGATGTCGAGCAGGGAGGCGGCGCGGAAGGCCTCGATGAGGTCGTAGTGCGTCACGGAGGGCTTGCCCTCGGCCGTGACCGCCCACTTGTAGTCGTGGTTCGGGTGGCGGCCGATGGGGGCATCGATGGTGCCGCTCATCGGGTCGGGGTGGCCCTGGACCAGCGCGTTGTAGCGCTTGTCGACCGTGCGCTCCTTGAACTGGCGCTTCAGGGAGGTGTACGCCCGCTCCGACTTGGCGACGACCATCAGGCCGGACGTGCCCACGTCGAGGCGGTGCACGATGCCCTGGCGCTCGGCGGCACCGGAGGTGGAGATCCGATACCCGGCCGCCGCGAGGCCGCCGATCACGGTCGTGCCCGTCCAGCCGGGGCTCGGGTGCGCGGCCACGCCGACCGGCTTGACGATCACGACGATGTCGTCGTCGTCATGGACGATCTCCATGCCCTCGACGGGTTCGGCGACGATCTGCACCGGAGCGGCCGCCTGCGGCATCTCCACTTCCAGCCAGGCGCCGCCGTGCACCCGCTCGGACTTGCCGACCACCGAGCCGTCGACCGAGACCTTCCCCGCCGCGGCGAGCTCGGCGGCCTTCGTACGGGAGAACCCGAACATGCGCGAGATGGCGGCGTCGACGCGCTCGCCCTCCAGGCCGTCCGGCACGGGCAGGGTACGGATCTCGGGAATCGTGCTCACCCATTGAGTATGCAGGAGCGCACCGACACTCCCGCACCACAGGGCTCCCGCGGGCGCCTCAGTCCTTGTGGACGGTGCCGTCCGGGTCCAGGCCGCGGAAGGAGAGCAGGACGATCAGGATGCCGCCGCAGACGATCGCCGAGTCCGCGAGGTTGAACACCGCGAAGCCCTTGGGGGCGATGAAGTCGACGACCGCGCCCTCGAAGACGCCGGGGGCGCGGAAGAGGCGGTCGGTGAGGTTGCCGAGGGCGCCGCCGAGCAGCAGGCCGAGGGCGATCGCCCACGGCAGGCTGTACAGCTTGCGGGCGAGCCGCGCGATCACCACGATGACCGCCGCGGCGATGCACGTGAAGATGATGGTGAAGGCCTCGCCGAAGCCGAAGGCCGCGCCCGCGTTACGGATCGCGGAGAGGCGGAGCCAGTCGCCGATCAGGTCGATCGGCTCGTGGTGCTCCAGCTTGGCGACCACGATCATCTTGCTGATCAGGTCGAAGGCGTACGCGACGACGGCCACGGCGAAGAGCACGGCGATCTTCCGCTTGCCCTTGCCGGCGCTCGCGGCGCCGGTCTCGGCGTCGGCCACGCCTTCGCCCTCGGGCTTGGGCTCGCCCTCGGACTCGGGCTCGGGCTCGGACCCAGTCCGCTGCCCGTCCTGCTCGGCCGCCGCCGTCTCCCCGGAGTCCGGACCGGACTGCTCCGGCCCGTCCCCGGCCGCCTCAGGGATGTCCGGCGTACCGATGATGCGCTCCGCCTCTGCCACGTGAGTCCCTCAACCTAGGTACCTGACTGGGGACGAGAGTACGGCACACACGTACGGTCCCCGGCGCCCAGGCCGCGCTCAGTAGCGGCGTTCCTGCTTCTGCTTGCACTCCACGCACAGCGTCGCGCGCGGGAAGGCCTGCATCCGCGCCTTGCCGATCGCGTTGCCGCAGTTCTCGCAGAGGCCGTACGTCCCCGCGTCGAGGCGCTCCAGGGCCCGCTCGGTCTGCAGGAGCATCTCGCGCGCGTTGGCGGCCAGCGCCATCTCGTGCTCCCGCGTGATGTTCTTCGTGCCGGTGTCCGCGTCGTCGTCGCCCGCCCCGTCCCCGGAGTCCCGCATCAGCCCCGCGAGGGCGTCCTCGGAGGACGCGATCTCGCTGCCGAGCCGCAGCACCTCGCTCTGCAGCTCCGTACGGGCCTCGGCGACCTCTTCCGGGGTCCAGGGGTCCTCCCCGGGCCGGACCGCGAGCTCGCCGGGCTCCGCCGCGGCGGCGCGTGCCTTGGGCACGGCCGTCGGCTGCTTCGCTGCTGTCGCCGTGCCCGGAGTCTTCTTCGCAACCACCGTCGTGGCTCCCGTCGTCTCCGCGGCCTCAGCCGCATCCTCGGCCGCGGACGCGGCCGTCTTCTTGGCCGTGCTCTTCTTGGCGGTGCTCTTCTTGCCCGTGCTCTTGTGCGCGGTGCTCTTCTTGGCGGCCGTCTTCTTGGCAGGTACGGCCTTGGCAGCGCTCTCCGGGGCCTCGTCGGCACCCGCTCGCCGAGCGGCCTCGTCGTGGTCACCCGCCTCGCCGGCACTGTCCGTGCCGGCGACTTTCCCGGCCGCCGTCTTCTTGACCGCCGTGTTCTTGGCAGCTGTCTTCTTGGCGCCGGCCTTCTTGGCCGCCGTGGCCTTGCCGGCGGCGCTCTGCAGAGGCTTGGCCTCAGCAGCCGTCTTCTCGGAGGCCGCGACCTTCGTGGCCGTGCCCTTCGAAGCCGTGGTCCCGACCGCCGTCTTCTTGGCGGCCGTGCTCTTGGAAGCCGTGGTCTTGGTCGGCGTGCCCTTGGCCGCCGACTTCGACGCCGTGCCCTTGGCCGACGTCGTCTTCGGCGCCGTGGTCCTGGAGCCCGCTCCCGTCGTCGCCCCGGCGGCTGGCGCCTTCGCCGCGGCCGCGCCTGTGGATCTGCCGGACGCCGACTGCTGTACGGCGGTCTTCTTCGCCACCATGGCCGCGGCCCCTTCACATATTGTGATCTTGCTCGCGAATCGTGCTGGGACGATAAATCGACTCCAGGCCCGCGGCAACGGGGCACGCCGCCCGATCCCCCCGCCCCACGGGTGCCGCGAGGCGAGTCTGCATGCGTTGTGCCCAACTCCCTGCCGGGTAATCCGCAGGACGGAACGCGCCCGGAACCGCTCGCCCCGCATGTCGCCATTCGGGTCAGTCGCCGCCTCCTCCCCCGCCCGCCCCGGGACTCCCGGAAAACCGGTCGGAGTCCCCTCCCCGCGCGCCGTACACTGGACGGCAGCGAGAAGCGTGGATGGGGACGAGTAGCGGCGTACGCAGCCATGAGCGACCCGGGGACGGTGCGAGCCCGGGGGCCGGCGCGACGTGAAGATCACCCCGGAGCCGCCGGAAGAACGCCGAGGCGAGACAGCCGAGGCCAGTAGACCCGGTATCGCGACCCCAATGAGGGGGCTCA from the Streptomyces venezuelae genome contains:
- the lspA gene encoding signal peptidase II, yielding MAEAERIIGTPDIPEAAGDGPEQSGPDSGETAAAEQDGQRTGSEPEPESEGEPKPEGEGVADAETGAASAGKGKRKIAVLFAVAVVAYAFDLISKMIVVAKLEHHEPIDLIGDWLRLSAIRNAGAAFGFGEAFTIIFTCIAAAVIVVIARLARKLYSLPWAIALGLLLGGALGNLTDRLFRAPGVFEGAVVDFIAPKGFAVFNLADSAIVCGGILIVLLSFRGLDPDGTVHKD
- a CDS encoding RluA family pseudouridine synthase — translated: MSTIPEIRTLPVPDGLEGERVDAAISRMFGFSRTKAAELAAAGKVSVDGSVVGKSERVHGGAWLEVEMPQAAAPVQIVAEPVEGMEIVHDDDDIVVIVKPVGVAAHPSPGWTGTTVIGGLAAAGYRISTSGAAERQGIVHRLDVGTSGLMVVAKSERAYTSLKRQFKERTVDKRYNALVQGHPDPMSGTIDAPIGRHPNHDYKWAVTAEGKPSVTHYDLIEAFRAASLLDIKLETGRTHQIRVHMSAHRHPCVGDLTYGADPTLAKRLGLTRQWLHAVRLGFEHPGDGQWVEYESGYPDDLQQALDRVRAESS
- a CDS encoding GNAT family N-acetyltransferase translates to MSGVTVRVAEHTDDVEACFAVRRDVFVAEQRVPEELEYDEYDARAVHVLAVREDGVPLGTGRLLTGSAAAAKNGGDTTVGALGRLAVTRAARGLGVGAALVRAIEDAARARGLSAVDLHAQTHALGFYERLGYEVYGPEFPDAGIPHRAMRKSLT
- a CDS encoding TraR/DksA family transcriptional regulator, whose amino-acid sequence is MVAKKTAVQQSASGRSTGAAAAKAPAAGATTGAGSRTTAPKTTSAKGTASKSAAKGTPTKTTASKSTAAKKTAVGTTASKGTATKVAASEKTAAEAKPLQSAAGKATAAKKAGAKKTAAKNTAVKKTAAGKVAGTDSAGEAGDHDEAARRAGADEAPESAAKAVPAKKTAAKKSTAHKSTGKKSTAKKSTAKKTAASAAEDAAEAAETTGATTVVAKKTPGTATAAKQPTAVPKARAAAAEPGELAVRPGEDPWTPEEVAEARTELQSEVLRLGSEIASSEDALAGLMRDSGDGAGDDDADTGTKNITREHEMALAANAREMLLQTERALERLDAGTYGLCENCGNAIGKARMQAFPRATLCVECKQKQERRY